The Trinickia acidisoli genome includes a window with the following:
- a CDS encoding flavin reductase family protein, with product MKRAAPPNFDAAVFRRALGQFATGVTVITTRAPSGQLIGITASSFNSVSLDPPLVLWSLATKSASMPVFRSNSHYVVNVLSDSQIDLCQRFATVKGDRFAGVSHAAGDTGMPVLDGALAWFECHNRSRYEEGDHVIFVGEVERCGVHPDAAQMAPLVFHGGAFHGLKSL from the coding sequence ATGAAGCGCGCGGCCCCTCCGAACTTCGACGCCGCCGTCTTCCGGCGCGCACTCGGTCAATTCGCCACGGGTGTGACGGTCATCACGACGCGCGCGCCGTCAGGGCAGTTGATTGGCATCACGGCAAGCTCGTTCAACTCGGTATCGCTCGATCCGCCGCTCGTGCTGTGGAGCCTGGCGACGAAATCGGCATCGATGCCCGTGTTCCGCAGCAACAGCCATTACGTCGTCAACGTGCTGTCCGACTCGCAGATCGATCTTTGCCAGCGCTTCGCCACCGTGAAAGGCGATCGTTTCGCCGGCGTTTCGCATGCGGCGGGCGACACGGGCATGCCCGTCCTCGACGGCGCACTCGCCTGGTTCGAATGTCATAACCGAAGCCGCTACGAGGAGGGCGACCACGTCATTTTCGTCGGCGAAGTGGAGCGCTGCGGCGTGCATCCCGACGCTGCCCAAATGGCGCCGCTCGTTTTTCACGGCGGCGCGTTTCATGGGTTGAAGTCGCTCTGA
- a CDS encoding tRNA threonylcarbamoyladenosine dehydratase: MSSPRATAMNSDLTPVLSIVDDAEQADRARRFGGIARLYGSRALAAFERAHVAVIGIGGVGSWVAEALARSAIGTLTLIDLDNVAESNTNRQVHALDGNYGKPKVDAMAERIALIDRACEVRRVEDFVDPGNFDALLGGGFDYVVDAIDSVRTKTALIAWCVARGQPLIAVGGAGGQLDPTRIRIDDLALTIQDPLLSKVRAQLRKQHGFPRGPKAKFKVSAVYSDEPLIYPEAAVCDMDDVAQHLSTSPGHAGPVGLNCAGFGSSVCVTASFGFAAAAHVLRALAKAAG, translated from the coding sequence ATGTCCAGCCCGCGCGCCACCGCGATGAATTCCGATCTTACTCCCGTGCTCAGCATCGTCGACGACGCCGAACAGGCCGACCGCGCGCGCCGATTCGGCGGCATTGCGCGGCTTTACGGCTCGCGCGCACTGGCCGCGTTCGAGCGCGCGCACGTGGCGGTGATCGGAATCGGCGGAGTGGGCTCATGGGTGGCCGAGGCGCTTGCCCGGAGCGCCATCGGCACGCTCACGCTGATCGATCTCGACAACGTAGCCGAAAGCAACACGAACCGGCAAGTGCACGCGCTGGATGGCAATTACGGCAAGCCCAAGGTCGATGCCATGGCCGAACGCATCGCGCTGATCGATCGCGCGTGCGAGGTGCGCCGCGTCGAAGATTTCGTCGATCCCGGCAATTTCGATGCCCTGCTCGGTGGCGGTTTCGACTACGTCGTCGACGCGATCGATAGCGTGCGCACGAAAACGGCGCTCATCGCCTGGTGCGTCGCGCGCGGGCAACCGCTCATTGCGGTGGGCGGAGCGGGCGGGCAGCTCGATCCGACGCGTATTCGCATCGACGATCTCGCTTTGACGATCCAGGACCCGCTGCTCTCGAAAGTGCGCGCGCAATTGCGCAAGCAGCACGGTTTTCCGCGCGGGCCCAAGGCGAAATTCAAAGTGAGCGCCGTCTATTCCGACGAACCGCTCATCTATCCCGAAGCGGCCGTCTGCGATATGGACGATGTTGCCCAACATTTGAGCACTTCACCCGGTCACGCGGGGCCCGTCGGGCTCAATTGCGCGGGGTTCGGTTCGAGCGTGTGCGTGACGGCCAGCTTCGGGTTCGCTGCGGCCGCCCACGTGCTGCGGGCATTGGCGAAGGCCGCCGGCTGA
- the msrA gene encoding peptide-methionine (S)-S-oxide reductase MsrA: MSQTTETATLGGGCFWCLEAVYLDVEGVTSVESGYAGGRLERPTYEQVCDGGTGHAEVVKVEFDPSRISYHEVLKIFFSIHDPTQLNRQGNDVGEQYRSVVFAHSDRQREIAFETIRELERDRVYDAPIVTEVHALDGNYWPAEAYHQRYFAQHPEQGYCAFVVAPKVAKFRAKFAGWMRPGV, encoded by the coding sequence ATGAGTCAGACAACCGAAACCGCCACGTTGGGCGGCGGGTGCTTCTGGTGTCTCGAAGCCGTTTATCTCGACGTCGAAGGCGTGACGAGCGTTGAATCGGGCTACGCGGGCGGCAGGCTCGAGCGGCCGACCTACGAGCAGGTCTGCGACGGCGGAACCGGCCATGCCGAGGTAGTGAAGGTCGAATTCGATCCTTCGCGGATCAGCTATCACGAGGTGCTCAAGATCTTCTTCTCGATTCACGACCCGACCCAGTTGAATCGGCAGGGCAACGACGTCGGCGAGCAGTACCGGTCCGTCGTGTTTGCACACAGCGATCGTCAGCGCGAGATTGCGTTCGAGACGATTCGCGAGCTCGAGCGCGACCGTGTGTACGACGCGCCGATCGTCACCGAAGTGCACGCGCTCGACGGCAATTACTGGCCGGCGGAGGCCTACCATCAACGGTACTTCGCTCAGCATCCCGAGCAAGGCTATTGCGCGTTCGTCGTGGCACCGAAAGTCGCGAAGTTTCGCGCGAAGTTCGCCGGCTGGATGCGCCCGGGGGTATAG
- the kynU gene encoding kynureninase: MKTRAEAIALDRDDPLAPLRDRFALAPDVIYLDGNSLGVPPAAAAARAQAVIAREWTEGLIRSWNAAGWFALPRRLGDKLAPLVGAAQDELVVTDTISVNLFKLLSAALRMANDRDPRRRVIVSERANFPTDLYIAQGLIEQLDRGYSLRLVDDPAELPGAIGEDTAVAMITHVNYRTGYMHDMAALTQIIARAGALALWDLAHSAGAVPVDLNAVHADFAVGCTYKYLNGGPGSPAFAWVPKRHQDALAQPLSGWWGHAAPFEMNPVYTPGQGIGRFLCGTQPIVSMSLVEAGLDVFLETNMQTIRRKSLALTDAFIDLVQTRCERHPLTLVTPRAHAQRGSHVSVEHPHGYEVMQALIARGVIGDYREPRVLRFGFTPLYTRFVDVWDAVETLRDVLDTDAWRAPEHAARHSVT, encoded by the coding sequence ATGAAGACCCGTGCCGAAGCTATCGCGCTCGATCGCGACGATCCCCTTGCCCCCTTGCGCGACCGGTTCGCGTTAGCGCCCGACGTCATCTACCTCGACGGCAACTCGCTCGGCGTGCCGCCCGCGGCCGCCGCCGCGCGCGCGCAGGCCGTCATCGCCCGCGAGTGGACCGAAGGGCTCATTCGCAGTTGGAACGCGGCGGGCTGGTTCGCGCTGCCGCGCCGTCTCGGCGACAAGCTCGCGCCGCTGGTCGGCGCCGCGCAAGACGAACTCGTCGTCACCGACACGATTTCCGTCAATCTGTTCAAGCTGCTGTCGGCGGCGCTGAGGATGGCCAACGATCGCGATCCGCGCCGCCGCGTGATCGTCTCCGAGCGTGCGAATTTCCCGACCGATCTCTATATCGCGCAGGGGCTCATCGAGCAGCTCGATCGCGGCTACTCGCTGCGCCTCGTCGACGATCCCGCCGAGTTGCCCGGTGCCATCGGTGAAGACACGGCCGTCGCGATGATCACGCACGTGAACTATCGAACGGGCTACATGCACGACATGGCCGCGCTCACGCAGATCATCGCCCGTGCCGGCGCGCTCGCGCTGTGGGACCTCGCGCATTCGGCCGGCGCCGTGCCCGTCGATTTGAACGCCGTGCATGCCGATTTCGCCGTGGGCTGCACCTACAAGTACCTGAACGGCGGCCCCGGCTCGCCGGCGTTCGCGTGGGTCCCCAAGCGCCACCAGGATGCGCTCGCACAGCCGCTGTCGGGCTGGTGGGGGCATGCCGCGCCGTTCGAGATGAATCCCGTCTATACGCCGGGCCAGGGCATCGGCCGCTTTCTGTGCGGCACGCAGCCGATCGTCTCGATGTCGCTCGTCGAAGCCGGGCTCGACGTCTTCCTTGAAACCAACATGCAGACGATTCGACGCAAATCGCTCGCGCTGACCGATGCATTCATCGATCTCGTCCAAACGCGTTGCGAGCGACATCCGCTGACGCTCGTCACGCCGCGCGCGCATGCGCAGCGCGGCTCGCACGTGAGCGTGGAACACCCGCACGGTTACGAAGTCATGCAAGCGCTGATCGCGCGCGGCGTGATCGGCGACTATCGCGAGCCGCGTGTGCTGCGCTTCGGCTTCACGCCGCTTTATACGCGCTTCGTCGACGTCTGGGATGCCGTCGAGACGCTGCGCGACGTACTCGATACCGATGCCTGGCGCGCGCCCGAGCATGCCGCTCGCCATTCGGTTACCTAA
- a CDS encoding Lrp/AsnC family transcriptional regulator: MNAISLDATDCRILSVLQNEGRISNLDLADRISLSPSACLRRLRLLEEQGVIARYRACLNREALGFELEAFVQVSMRNDQENWHERFAEAVRAWPEVVGAFVVTGESHYVLRVLAQNLKHYSEFVLSKLYKAPGVMDIRSNIVLQTLKEDSGVPVPVREPQH; this comes from the coding sequence ATGAACGCGATCTCGCTGGACGCCACCGATTGCCGTATTCTGAGCGTCCTACAGAACGAAGGCCGGATCAGCAACCTCGATCTGGCCGACCGCATCTCGCTGTCGCCGTCGGCCTGTCTGCGCCGACTGCGGTTGCTCGAAGAGCAGGGTGTCATCGCGCGCTACCGGGCGTGTCTGAATCGAGAAGCGCTCGGTTTCGAACTCGAGGCTTTCGTTCAGGTTTCGATGCGCAACGATCAGGAGAATTGGCACGAGCGTTTCGCGGAAGCGGTGCGGGCGTGGCCCGAGGTGGTCGGCGCGTTCGTCGTGACGGGCGAGAGCCACTACGTACTGCGCGTGCTCGCGCAGAACCTCAAGCATTACTCCGAGTTCGTGCTCTCCAAGCTGTATAAGGCACCCGGCGTGATGGACATTCGCTCCAACATCGTGCTGCAAACGCTGAAGGAAGATTCGGGTGTTCCGGTGCCGGTTCGGGAGCCGCAGCACTAG
- the kynB gene encoding arylformamidase, with protein MQETIWDISPPLDTRTPIWPGDTPVGIERIWRMEAGSPVNVARLTCSPHTGAHADAPLHYDAEGAAIGAVPLTPYLGPCRVVHCIGAGPLVLPEHVVPYADALPPRVLLRTYERAPVTHWDAAFCAVAAQTIDFLAEHGVMLIGIDTPSLDPQDSKTMDAHGRVRTHRMSILEGLVLDAVAPGDYELIALPLKFTTLDASPVRAVLRARVA; from the coding sequence ATGCAGGAGACGATCTGGGACATCTCGCCGCCGCTCGACACGCGCACGCCGATCTGGCCTGGCGATACGCCCGTCGGCATCGAACGAATCTGGCGGATGGAGGCGGGCTCGCCCGTCAATGTCGCCCGGCTGACGTGCTCGCCGCACACGGGCGCGCACGCCGACGCGCCGCTGCACTACGACGCCGAGGGTGCCGCGATCGGCGCCGTGCCGCTTACGCCCTATCTCGGCCCATGCCGCGTCGTCCATTGCATCGGCGCAGGGCCGCTCGTATTGCCCGAGCACGTGGTGCCGTATGCCGACGCCCTGCCGCCGCGCGTGTTGCTGCGCACCTACGAGCGCGCACCCGTCACGCATTGGGACGCAGCGTTTTGCGCGGTCGCGGCGCAGACGATCGACTTTCTCGCCGAGCACGGCGTCATGTTGATCGGCATCGATACGCCTTCGCTCGATCCTCAGGATTCCAAAACGATGGATGCGCACGGCCGCGTGCGGACGCATCGCATGTCGATCCTCGAAGGACTCGTGCTCGATGCCGTCGCGCCGGGCGACTACGAGTTGATTGCGCTGCCGCTCAAGTTCACGACGCTCGACGCGAGCCCCGTGCGCGCGGTGCTGCGCGCCCGCGTTGCCTAG
- the pdxH gene encoding pyridoxamine 5'-phosphate oxidase: MTTLADLRIDYARGSLDETSADADPIRQFDAWFKQALDARLPEPNTMTLATVDARGYPSTRIVLIKGVDERGFVFFTNYESRKGQDLAVNPHACLLFYWIELERQVRIEGTVVKTSAQESDAYFNSRPLGSRIGAWASDQSRPIESRALLEAREKSFAERFGESPPRPPHWGGYRLVPDTIEFWQGRPSRLHDRILYTRQSAGGWRLSRLSP; this comes from the coding sequence ATGACAACGCTCGCCGATCTCCGAATAGACTATGCGCGCGGCTCGCTCGATGAAACGAGCGCCGACGCCGATCCGATCCGCCAATTCGACGCCTGGTTCAAGCAGGCCTTGGACGCGCGCCTGCCCGAGCCCAACACGATGACGCTCGCCACCGTGGACGCGCGCGGCTATCCCTCGACGCGCATCGTGCTCATCAAGGGCGTCGACGAGCGCGGCTTCGTCTTCTTCACGAACTACGAAAGCCGCAAGGGGCAGGACCTGGCGGTCAATCCGCACGCGTGCCTGCTGTTCTACTGGATCGAGCTCGAGCGCCAAGTGCGTATCGAAGGCACGGTGGTGAAAACAAGCGCGCAAGAGAGCGACGCCTATTTCAACTCCCGCCCGCTGGGTTCGCGCATCGGCGCCTGGGCGTCGGATCAGAGCCGGCCGATCGAGAGCCGTGCGCTGCTCGAGGCGCGCGAGAAATCGTTTGCCGAGCGCTTCGGCGAAAGCCCGCCGCGGCCGCCGCACTGGGGCGGCTACCGTCTCGTGCCCGACACGATCGAATTCTGGCAAGGACGTCCGTCGCGACTGCACGACAGGATTCTTTACACGCGCCAAAGCGCGGGCGGCTGGCGCCTCTCGCGGCTTTCGCCGTGA
- the gcvA gene encoding transcriptional regulator GcvA, with translation MRRLPPLGAVRAFEAAARHLNFTQAAAELHVTQAAISHQVRQLEQWLGLRLFERRGHALTITAQGRAYLADISVALDRIAAATARVKEGAQAPLRITVLPSFAACWLVPRLDAFRAQHPDIDLKLTASKQRWDGADDRFDLGIRSGLGRWPGLNAELIARESLSPVCAPSVASGPPALRELGDLRHVRLLHDTPSDAWRIWCDHAGVADIDLEAGLAFDDAALVLRAAVQGQGVALGRLTLADDDLRAGRLVRPFAQAMPNDYSYWLVYPLAKAQRFDVAVFRAWLLAQAGRGVEPSVRIGESV, from the coding sequence ATGCGTCGCTTGCCTCCATTGGGCGCGGTGCGAGCCTTCGAGGCCGCCGCGCGTCATTTGAACTTCACTCAGGCGGCCGCCGAGCTGCATGTCACGCAGGCGGCGATCAGCCATCAAGTCCGTCAGCTCGAGCAATGGTTAGGACTCCGATTGTTCGAGCGGCGCGGTCACGCGCTGACGATCACAGCGCAAGGGCGTGCATATCTCGCCGACATTTCGGTCGCGCTCGATCGAATCGCGGCCGCGACGGCGCGTGTGAAGGAGGGCGCGCAGGCACCGCTGCGCATCACGGTGCTGCCGTCGTTCGCCGCATGCTGGCTCGTGCCGCGGCTCGATGCGTTTCGCGCGCAGCATCCCGACATCGACCTGAAACTGACTGCATCCAAGCAACGCTGGGATGGCGCCGACGATCGCTTCGATCTTGGCATTCGTTCAGGTCTTGGTCGATGGCCGGGCTTGAACGCGGAGCTGATCGCGCGTGAATCGTTGAGCCCCGTCTGCGCGCCGTCGGTGGCGTCGGGGCCGCCGGCGCTGCGCGAGCTTGGCGATCTTCGGCACGTGCGCTTGCTGCACGATACGCCGAGCGACGCATGGCGCATCTGGTGCGATCACGCGGGCGTTGCCGATATCGATCTCGAAGCCGGTCTCGCTTTCGACGACGCGGCGCTCGTCTTGCGGGCGGCCGTGCAAGGACAAGGCGTTGCGCTCGGCCGGCTGACGCTTGCCGACGATGATCTACGCGCAGGCCGCTTGGTGCGGCCGTTTGCGCAGGCGATGCCGAACGATTACAGCTATTGGCTTGTTTATCCGCTCGCCAAGGCGCAGCGCTTCGACGTCGCGGTATTTCGTGCATGGCTGCTCGCGCAGGCGGGGCGGGGCGTCGAGCCGAGCGTGCGTATAGGCGAGTCGGTGTGA
- the kynA gene encoding tryptophan 2,3-dioxygenase has product MRLSDIPETTEPAPQAMGGCPFGHGGEPAVGDVSSKAAPHVPASDAGWHDAQLDFSKSMSYGDYLSLDAILHAQHPLSPDHNEMLFIVQHQTSELWMKLALYELRAALSCVRRDELPPAFKMLARVSRIMEQLVQAWSVLATMTPSEYTAMRPYLGSSSGFQSYQYRQIEFVLGNKNAQMLKPHAHRPDVYAEVKAALEAPSFYDEVVSLLARRGFSIAPERLERDWTQPTAHDASVEAAWLEVYRNPSQHWELYEMAEELVDLEDAFRQWRFRHVTTVERIIGYKQGTGGTSGASYLRKMLDVVLFPELWHVRTVL; this is encoded by the coding sequence ATGCGCCTATCGGACATACCCGAAACCACGGAGCCCGCACCGCAGGCTATGGGCGGCTGCCCGTTCGGACATGGCGGCGAGCCGGCGGTAGGGGACGTATCGAGCAAGGCTGCGCCGCACGTACCCGCGAGCGACGCGGGCTGGCACGATGCGCAGCTCGACTTCTCGAAGTCGATGAGCTACGGCGACTATCTTTCGCTCGACGCAATCCTGCACGCGCAGCATCCGCTCTCGCCCGACCACAACGAGATGCTGTTCATCGTCCAGCATCAAACGAGCGAGCTCTGGATGAAGCTGGCGCTCTACGAGCTGCGCGCGGCGCTGAGCTGCGTGCGGCGCGACGAGTTGCCGCCCGCGTTCAAGATGCTTGCGCGCGTCTCGCGCATCATGGAGCAACTCGTGCAAGCATGGAGCGTGCTCGCGACGATGACGCCCTCCGAATACACGGCGATGCGCCCCTACCTCGGTTCATCGTCGGGGTTTCAGTCGTATCAATACCGGCAGATCGAATTCGTGCTCGGCAACAAGAACGCGCAGATGCTCAAGCCGCATGCGCATCGGCCCGACGTGTACGCCGAAGTGAAAGCGGCGCTCGAAGCGCCGTCGTTCTACGACGAGGTGGTGAGCCTGCTCGCGCGCCGCGGCTTTTCGATCGCGCCCGAGCGGCTCGAACGCGATTGGACGCAGCCGACCGCTCACGACGCATCGGTCGAAGCGGCGTGGCTCGAGGTCTATCGCAATCCGTCGCAGCATTGGGAGCTCTACGAGATGGCGGAGGAGCTCGTCGATCTCGAAGACGCGTTCCGCCAATGGCGCTTCAGACACGTCACGACGGTCGAGCGGATCATCGGCTACAAGCAAGGCACGGGCGGCACGAGCGGCGCGTCTTATCTGCGCAAGATGCTCGACGTCGTGTTGTTTCCGGAGCTGTGGCACGTGCGGACGGTGCTCTGA
- a CDS encoding LysE family translocator, with amino-acid sequence MVSLQIWTLIVGFSVPMIISPGPGNTLLATAGGRFGVRGTAPFWFGFEAANFIWCLVYGFELSRLLHDAPAAAHVLKWAGITYTLYLAYGFVKPSASGKKAAMPRLSALDGFLSVSLNPKIHSMIFVLFSQFLRLDIPLVQQVLQITLVFTLLCIVCHFPWVYGGHVIFDRFNGERSVKLQGYLFGGCLAAVAVVLAFTT; translated from the coding sequence ATGGTTTCGCTGCAAATTTGGACGCTCATCGTCGGCTTCTCGGTACCGATGATCATCAGCCCCGGACCCGGCAATACCCTGCTCGCAACGGCGGGCGGGCGCTTCGGCGTAAGGGGTACCGCGCCGTTCTGGTTCGGCTTCGAAGCTGCCAATTTCATCTGGTGTCTCGTCTACGGCTTCGAATTGAGCCGGCTGCTGCACGATGCACCGGCGGCCGCGCACGTGCTCAAGTGGGCCGGCATCACCTATACGCTCTATCTCGCCTATGGTTTCGTCAAACCGTCGGCATCGGGCAAGAAAGCGGCCATGCCGAGGTTGTCGGCACTCGACGGCTTTTTGTCGGTCTCGCTCAATCCGAAAATCCATTCGATGATTTTCGTGCTGTTCTCTCAATTCCTGCGGCTCGACATCCCGCTCGTGCAACAAGTGCTGCAGATCACGCTCGTCTTCACGCTCCTTTGCATCGTGTGTCACTTTCCCTGGGTCTATGGCGGGCACGTCATATTCGATCGCTTCAACGGTGAAAGGTCGGTCAAGCTGCAAGGCTATCTGTTCGGTGGATGCTTGGCGGCTGTCGCCGTCGTTCTCGCGTTCACCACGTAA
- a CDS encoding DUF72 domain-containing protein produces MAASKDNDDTQFDLFGHPDAGSPQPASESPRSAAPDTAPDDGGGPPAKRTRRARAVLAATPSPDMLDAAQALPRHVHLGTSSWSFPGWEGIVYGEAYSDSKLARDGLTAYGAHPLLRTVSIDRSFYAPLSVADYLRYAQQVPDDFRFIVKAPASVTDATLRAERGEPIADNPCFLDARLAAAEFVTPCIEGLGAKAGSLVFQFPPLPERILADPSAFVERLGAFFDALPQLAAAGDAGGGAPSPCYALEIRDACLLTPRLIRMLRERGIRYCVGLHARMPDPLRQAAALALLDGETPRGPLIVRWSLHGGFKYEQAKAKYEPFNRLVDEDPATRAALAELAARYAIAGQPVLIVTNNKAEGSAPLTCAALAREIAAACARLREETPPDDTNTAAAADLD; encoded by the coding sequence ATGGCAGCAAGCAAAGACAACGACGATACGCAATTCGATCTGTTCGGCCATCCGGACGCAGGCTCGCCGCAGCCGGCGTCCGAATCGCCTCGATCGGCCGCTCCCGATACCGCCCCCGACGACGGTGGCGGCCCTCCCGCCAAGCGCACCCGTCGCGCGCGAGCCGTACTCGCGGCGACACCTTCGCCCGACATGCTGGACGCCGCGCAGGCATTGCCGCGTCACGTGCATCTGGGCACGTCGTCGTGGTCGTTTCCGGGCTGGGAAGGCATCGTCTACGGCGAGGCTTACAGCGACTCGAAGCTGGCACGCGATGGTCTGACCGCCTACGGCGCGCACCCGCTGCTGCGCACGGTCAGCATCGACCGCTCGTTTTACGCGCCGCTGTCGGTGGCCGACTATCTGCGCTACGCGCAACAGGTCCCGGACGACTTCCGCTTCATCGTCAAGGCGCCGGCTTCGGTGACGGATGCCACGCTGCGGGCAGAACGCGGCGAACCGATCGCGGACAATCCCTGCTTTCTCGATGCACGGCTCGCCGCCGCCGAATTCGTGACGCCATGTATCGAAGGCCTTGGCGCCAAGGCCGGCTCGCTCGTGTTCCAGTTTCCGCCGCTGCCCGAGCGCATCCTCGCCGACCCTAGCGCATTCGTCGAACGGCTCGGCGCGTTTTTCGACGCGCTGCCGCAACTAGCGGCGGCCGGCGATGCCGGCGGTGGTGCGCCGAGCCCCTGCTACGCATTGGAGATTCGTGATGCCTGCCTGCTCACGCCGCGGCTGATCCGTATGCTGCGCGAGCGCGGCATACGCTACTGCGTGGGGCTGCATGCGCGCATGCCCGACCCCTTGCGCCAAGCGGCTGCCCTCGCGCTGCTCGACGGCGAGACGCCACGCGGGCCGCTCATCGTGCGCTGGAGCCTGCACGGCGGGTTCAAGTATGAACAAGCGAAGGCGAAGTACGAGCCGTTCAATCGGCTCGTCGATGAAGATCCGGCCACGCGCGCGGCGCTCGCCGAACTGGCCGCGCGCTACGCCATCGCCGGGCAACCCGTGCTGATCGTCACGAACAACAAAGCGGAAGGATCGGCGCCGCTCACGTGCGCGGCACTCGCGCGCGAAATCGCGGCGGCCTGCGCCCGGTTGCGGGAAGAGACGCCGCCGGACGATACGAACACGGCGGCGGCTGCGGATTTGGATTGA
- a CDS encoding SAM-dependent methyltransferase, whose product MFWEKKLTQWVDDVRNKTNLPARLVLWNGQQLDFGSFAAPQVTLKVNSASALPLLLEPSLDNLGEAYVKGKIDIEGKLSDIISIGYSLAKNTVTSAGKLARVRRYFNHTKTSDKKAIQYHYDVSNEFYKLWLDENLVYSCAYFENGDEDLGTAQLKKIDHILTKIRLQPGQRLLDIGCGWGALVLRAASKFGAQCVGVTLSQNQFDLATARVKAAGLADKIEIRLQDYRDIEGQFDRITSVGMFEHVGRKNLPTYFGKIRELLVDEGIAMNHGITSTDYDSGETALGGGEFIDRYVFPDGELPHISLALEAMQRGGLEAIDVESLRRHYAHTLEIWTENFETHSEKLKTLVDDEKFRIWRVYLAGCAYAFENDDVSLFQIVCRKAGRSAQTLPWSRRYMYDRPLSA is encoded by the coding sequence ATGTTCTGGGAGAAAAAGCTGACGCAGTGGGTGGACGACGTGCGCAACAAGACGAACCTGCCGGCGCGCCTCGTCTTATGGAATGGGCAGCAACTCGACTTCGGCAGCTTTGCGGCGCCGCAGGTCACGCTGAAGGTCAACTCGGCCTCGGCGCTGCCGCTGTTGCTCGAGCCGAGCCTCGACAATCTCGGCGAAGCTTACGTGAAGGGCAAGATCGATATCGAGGGCAAGCTCTCGGACATCATCTCGATCGGCTACTCGCTCGCCAAGAACACGGTGACGAGTGCGGGCAAGCTGGCCCGCGTGCGGCGCTACTTCAATCACACGAAGACGTCGGACAAGAAGGCGATCCAATATCACTACGACGTCTCGAACGAGTTCTACAAGCTCTGGCTCGACGAGAACTTGGTTTATTCGTGTGCCTACTTCGAAAACGGCGACGAAGACCTGGGCACCGCGCAGCTCAAGAAGATCGACCACATTCTGACGAAGATTCGACTGCAACCAGGCCAGCGCCTGCTCGACATCGGCTGCGGCTGGGGTGCGCTCGTCTTGCGCGCGGCGAGCAAATTCGGCGCGCAGTGCGTCGGCGTCACGCTTTCGCAGAATCAGTTCGACCTTGCCACCGCGCGCGTGAAAGCCGCGGGCCTGGCCGACAAGATCGAAATTCGTCTGCAAGATTATCGCGACATCGAAGGGCAGTTCGACCGCATCACGAGCGTGGGCATGTTCGAGCACGTCGGGCGCAAGAACCTGCCGACCTATTTCGGCAAAATCCGCGAACTGCTCGTCGACGAAGGCATCGCGATGAACCACGGCATTACGTCCACCGACTATGACAGCGGCGAGACGGCGCTTGGCGGCGGCGAGTTCATCGATCGCTACGTGTTTCCCGACGGCGAGTTGCCGCACATCAGCCTCGCGCTCGAAGCGATGCAGCGCGGCGGGCTCGAAGCAATCGACGTGGAAAGCTTACGGCGCCATTACGCGCATACGCTCGAGATCTGGACCGAGAACTTCGAAACGCACAGCGAGAAGCTGAAAACGCTCGTCGACGACGAAAAGTTTCGGATCTGGCGCGTGTATCTGGCCGGCTGCGCTTATGCGTTCGAGAACGACGACGTCTCGCTGTTTCAGATCGTCTGCCGCAAGGCCGGCCGCAGCGCGCAGACGTTGCCTTGGTCGCGCCGCTACATGTACGATCGGCCGCTCAGCGCGTAG
- a CDS encoding Fur family transcriptional regulator has protein sequence MSADALPLNERLTRADVFAAEHGLALTQLRRQVYALVVAAGKPIGAYDLLAALEPERGRVPPTTVYRALDFLVEHGFVHRIESRNAFVACCEVGKPHQSQFLICERCGDTLEIPGEELAERLSSTPPAHGFEVHKQVVELSGLCGDCQHRRGEHTHRR, from the coding sequence ATGTCAGCCGACGCCCTACCCTTAAACGAGCGCCTTACCCGCGCCGACGTATTTGCCGCCGAGCACGGCCTGGCGCTCACGCAGTTGCGGCGCCAGGTCTACGCGCTCGTTGTTGCCGCCGGCAAGCCGATCGGCGCGTATGACTTGCTCGCCGCACTCGAGCCCGAGCGCGGACGCGTGCCGCCCACGACCGTTTATCGCGCGCTCGATTTTCTCGTCGAGCACGGTTTCGTTCATCGAATCGAATCGCGCAATGCCTTCGTCGCATGCTGCGAAGTCGGCAAGCCGCATCAAAGCCAGTTCCTTATCTGCGAACGCTGCGGCGACACGCTCGAGATTCCCGGGGAGGAGCTTGCCGAGCGCCTCTCGTCCACGCCGCCCGCGCACGGCTTCGAAGTGCACAAGCAAGTCGTCGAGTTGAGTGGCCTGTGCGGCGACTGCCAACATCGGCGTGGCGAGCACACGCATCGGCGATGA